The stretch of DNA ATTCCAAGTTAAAGGATATAAGTTTATTGATGGTTTTagtatggttaaataaataataacataaaGTTACACAGATAGTGTAAAGCATCTTTTTAGAAAATAACTGCGAACATTATCAGGACCATTATTTCCACGGTTTTCTTAGACCTCTTATCATAAAATCTAGAACATGATCTGCTATATATGAGTCTCTGTCATCTCCCATGTCTTCAAAACCTTCTATACACCTAGTATGCTCATTGTAATGAAGACTTGGCATAATCGCCATTTCGTCAAACATTATAGCTATATGCTTATCTATTCCTTCCATTTTTGATGTTGTTGCTTTTAGTGACtcaaatattaacttattaattCCTGGGCCTCCAATAGTTTGAGCTAGAAGTCTATTTAATGTTGATTTACTGGGTAAGATAAATATATTGGAAAGAATACTATATGAACAAGCACTTTGTTTGTATAAAGACATAGCCAAACATTTCTCATTAAGAGTAAATCGTCTAAGCTTTTTTGCTTTACAGCTCACTCTGTACTGAATTTAAATTAGCATAGCTGCCATTCTATTAACGTTCTGAAGATCACCCaacttattttctttataaaactcttcAGCTTCAAACAGTCTGCGTTGAAAAGACTTTTTGCTATTTCTTTCCAAAGAGTATTTGTGGTGTAATTGTTTTAATGCtccatataattttttctttttagggttAATTGTACCTCTTGATATATTACActgctgcaatattttcagtGGTGTGATATTCTTAAGGGCAACACCTAAAAATAAATGtgatgttaatttctttattcaatCCTTACAAGGCAAAATCGATTCATCATATTAACCTTCGTGTAGTTGCATTACTGCGTGAGAGACTTAGTAGACTGTTTTTTGATGTGAGTATTAAACAATTTAGTACTAGTACTAGAATGTTTCAGTACCTAcatcagtggcggcttttgggggtaggcaggataggccgggcctacccaataattttaagagctttaaaattgaaaaacatatatttaaaaattatgttaacgcatgcaaataacttttaaatgtactaaatcactcaatacattagcgtccgttaaaacaactaagttattatattaccacagaaagcatcaaatcgtattcaggcattttaaatatcattaataggcccgatcggaactggccgacccagctcacataagatccccgtacaaaaagcgtttgaagttaagcagcttgccggacaacgatttatattgtcaggtttatgcttgctgtttaggcaccagacgatcgggcctacgatgaccatcgttgtcacttataacgtaattatcgaattgtaatataaattttcttttaaattatgataaaaaatatgtaacataatctataattgtaacatatttttaaacaaacaacacaattgcaaacaagtgcacggttgcccaaataaattaaaaaaaattcgtaaaattcgtaaaatttgaagaaaaaaaatcacattgcgtgatttctatatcgcctgattaTATGTAACTTatatatatgtgagattgttttataactgatacataaaaatgagtttttatgacggtttaccaggttgcagtaatagtaatgtttatagtgagtgtttggacattgttgtttcactattggaatcgccattatctagaagaactgaaattgatagaaaaaaaaattattatgaatgaaaggcctactccaacattgcgaattgaccaaaaagatgggaaaaaggtgcgtacttttaattgctcttggtatgatatctacaaatggttgtctggaagtattacgaaaaacagactatattgttggccgtgtttgttattttctaataagaaatatgtatagaattgtgaaggatactttgatttaaaaaatatgtctgcctccttaaaaaaacattccagttgcaaggaacatttaagtaatttgcTGTCCgttaaggatgtacagaagagggcgttttctgttcgcgatttgctagatgaaaaatcaaaaatcgcaaaaattagatataACGCAGAAGTTGAAcagagaaattattaaaaaattagttgggggggggggggggtcatgaccccgtgaccataggtatgtaatttgctggcttggcctacccaaaattttaccacaccagccgccactgaccTACATATATCTTTGTTAGATTTTAGCAATGGGAGATTATAAACACAGGCAAGCtcctatttctagtttttagcCCCAGCTGGTCTATGACACTgaggcaactaaacttaaaaactctagtatcactatccgaaggttaagcaaactgttaattttatagttaatcatattagagaatatttacaaatctggtgatgacaatacaaaatataaaattttaactacaattaCCTTTTAAATCCTTACTCTCATCAGTTTGTATTAAAATTTCTTCGTTTGGTAACTGTGCATCATTGTGTTTGGCAACTAAAAAGTTTGATAAAATAGTAACCaatttgaaaattattgttaTCTTCGTAATACTTACTACAATGGggtatctcaaatgattgaaaCATGTGTGTAGATTGTGCATCTTTACTTGTTGAGGGACTCTtaactaaaacaaaaagttaatataataatttataccatgattcacttcaagtaaaataatttttattaaaatcatgaatgtgttgcttgtgtgagtccatttcaaaaggtaaaagaaataataagttagacttactcacaatcaattaatcaatcaatcaatcaattgattgtgagtaagtctaacttattatttcttttacctttttaatttttattaattacatattaggGTTACTTAATTTCGGTTACATTTGCTTCCACACTCAACATTAAAATACTTCTGGGATGTACATTAGAAGATAAATCTAAAATCAATCATCAATCAGTTATTTGTTCTCTAATATCAAATATTTATTGGACTCACCATACAAATGTAAGCTAGGAATTGCATTTTTATACAATTTATGGCTCCATGAAGAAACAAACTTATCTTCAAAGTGTCTGTGGCAgattcgttttgttttaaaaactgtactGGAATTCATCATATCATATCATGGATTTTTTATAATACCAAGCCACTTCGTAAATCGTATAATGTCTTTAACAGGATTTGGAAAGGCATGTCTAATTGATGACGAATTGGTTCATTGTAGGATACAACATTTATTGTGAAAAAccatatttaagtaattattattaatctgcaAAATACTGTTTGAACACCGCCACGAAAATTTAAAACACAGATCACTGAGGTAGGTGatttgtaatttacaaactaatttgaggttAATACCAACAATAACCCAGAGATATTAAACCAAGTTTAGTTTAATTTCTTCGAAAAAATAACTATCAAATTCAAATCAATTACTGACAATTAGCGATTGACAtattgacaattataatttttagttgtGTTCTAAACCTAAACTGCAGAGTAAAGGTAAAGACAGAGTAAAGCGACATCTGAAGATTTGTATCGGTACTAAAAAtgacatttagtttagtttgaccttGAGCTACCTACGTGAAACGTctagttattagtggtctgtgaacacaacaagattctattgccttttcttctttttgtctcctcattcctattgaaaatacagccacgtaaatgacgtttttaaaatttatgtcaatatttctgaagtggcTTTCgtaggataattttttttaagcctagttcgtttgattacttGTAATTGATTTGagagtccacaacagataagtattgattgtaggtaggatagcaggtgttgataaatatgatgggtcgttagatagtctcattattcataaatctgaccatatgttacctcccccttcatttgtggaagtcctaagggcattttttctcttggggcatcctcccaatttaacttggcaatgcagttattatagagtctttggataaagccagcgcaactttagcattgagatttagtttcttgtacgacgttgctatctttatatatgtgtttgaccttgaaattagttctgttcggtattggttagtactcggacctctgtaagtcggaaaataccactgatggcttttctagcaatcctggtctaattaatacgttctcgtcacgtatccacacattagcactggtttgatcactattttatatatcctgattttagagattcgaattagacttctggatttaaaagagggttatatatacatatacatcatttagctacctgaatattcccttttattttttatgtaacaacattacctacgatatctaagatgctgcaatctttcaaaattatatggctttattgttccgttatgccctactctagatcctctcttttgtatgttaaagaacatttatttgattttctcattggtgactattagaccgcttttttttgctgctactagcattattttatagcattctattatttaatatatggattaaatccggataccaaatagatattcttcactttctcggagaaataatattctattgCACAAAATCCTATTTATtcaattgtcaaaaccttccttgcacattctattcacttatgaggagcagcagcaatatcagtaccatcataaggcgtatagttctggactggctaattgttggataatgagaagcaggAGTGTAGCAGTTTCGGAACTTCTACCTGGTATTGGacagcagaattatcattaccgagttaatgcatataggaattgttgcttgaactttattattattaaacaacactatatttcctagtaaaataatcatgaatttacagtcagaaaaatttttgaacgttggttatgaaaacaccATGTACATACCACTgggttcactatgtcgatatccagcaaaatccttgtaataatgatacgggaaaccaaagatgaaaatatgctccaagaaacagTCGACTAAAATACAGATTCTctattcaaatagtcaaaaaattaatgaatagcttactaaaatagaaataacgcctatttaagatgtaatccattaacggcccaagggacaaagcacttctagcatatgctaatgatatagatctcataactctaataagaaactctcccgtccacaaacttcaataaagtgaagagagcacgaaaagtgtttcacttaaaatcaactaaatgaaaaccaaatacaagcgaatcaacagaaaagaccaattcaataaatctagataaaatattaaagttaacaactacaatttcgaaaatatggaacactttaaatatcttagataaataatcgtggttaataataatgccactaaagaatcacagagcataattcaaactttagacctattttaatacatggatgcgaatcatggacaaaataggaaagaactacgaatgtatgaaagaaaaataataagaaaaatgttttaatcccattatcatatcgcttaccaatccgtatagaataagaacatatactgaataaagaaagctcttataacgatattgttcaggaaaataaatcgcttaaggtagatcggacacatgcatagacgtcaagatgtcaaacttgtaaaactggtatggaaggaagttagcacagaagaatgccacttgggcgtctcagtatgtaatggagagaaaacatccaatcatatcttagaaaattaacatttcattgaagattcacccagtgttgtagcgctacgtaatgatgacaataaagaaaaaagagaaacagtggcaaaaagcaacaaaaatggaccaATGGAGCACAGATGCTTtaaaatcttgataagaaatacaatagatgattgatggattcgagaaacttgagacttgagaaaggcactctgccgaaacagctgtagtgataagatacaattaatttggtgtaagttGTGAAAACAAAGtgtttagtattttgttgttaaataaaatggaattaacatacgacattatatacgctataataactagacaacttgtatcatacggacatataaggagaaagtttcatgaaacaataaactacccaatattcgttatgagtgaaatcgatatgaataaagaaaatgaggaaaactatggcaaaagttaaaaaaaaagtagtgatttaaaaatgagagaggtaccttgtggacaacatgtgcttaattaggaacgaattgagataaataatcagaagacgacaaagaacattttaaattgataaatctatacaatttttaacaatgcatatttataggtaattttcagagccaacgtgctaattgtatgtaaactgaaactttttaaggtttttaatgtttgtatgaaagatgaaaccgtatgacacataaccgtgaaatttatataccaacctataaatctcttttaaaagaatactgacacctacacattatcacaatactacatatcataatactaagaactttgttattttaatctaagaataggctttataatttacgagagatttaatttaatgtatttaaaattttacaggatccggtatcgtaataagaaacaCAATTGTtgcgtgttaaatttgactttattcttttagattttttagatatttataatatttcttcaacactgaagttagtccaatcttTCTCtaccagattttgtctttctccctctactcttccttgcatgatgacgcgtagaagagagtatttatcgtttcgaactatgtggcccagatattgtcctccggaggcgtgtcagccgggagctgacagccgtgccgggcgcatcaaggaatttggatatcggtcaaaatacttgggaattccaagtttggccaaatccaaatttctaattgactcgatgcagggaaattccacttttgctacgtaaaacaaaggatttgttttacataaaagcaggtagattttctctcatcgattagtcgagcttgcctcttctactgtagacctagtcggtgctattattgttcctactaagttattgttttatttctgatttcctatataccattttattttagcattattgtatattcagaccttttaaggttagaatattacattgatctatatttgttcatgtactgattgtttgatattttatttgattattttgattgtttatttttcttgtattttgtgtctaagttgttcttccgtacgttaagaacacttagaaatatttatcttgcttttttctattttatattttgatttgtactttgtctaagtagttctttctggtaagtcaaagaactcttagaaatatttctctgaatatttgacttgttattttaattgtgcgtccaAGCCGTTCTTTTctggtaagtcaaaagaacacttagaaatattttcataatcattgttgcattattatttccgatattttatctaagatatttttttccttaagttaagaaaatacttaatacatttgtctctttcattttctattttatgctaagttgtttcttccgtaagtcaagaaacacttagcaatatttccacatcttttctgtatttgatttttcgtatttgtaagtcgtttcttccgtaagtcaagaaacacttagaaatatttccataccttgtttcatatttacatatttcatttatctgtttttctgtcctaagttgtttcttccgtaagacaagaaacacttaggaatatttctgcacttttctattcttttatcttgtgtattttacttttcattctaagttgtttcttccgtaagtcaagaaacacttagaaacattttctttgcattgtacttttataccattttatttttcttgtttactaagttattccttccgtaagtcaaggaatacttagactattttacctgttctgttttctatttttgatctgttattttgtaactgctccttggaactgttacctataacagatacttgtcacggtaaccgttattttataccagtagcagtattaaaccatgttatcagtgacaagcaaagatggtcaacacccggtctaattccgaggacaggaagaagtccgcagagccggcgatgggtcctacaggcccaaatgccccctcttgGCAACAATACGATGttcagatagacaattcgtcataacgcttcttcgtttgagacttttacagtccaaggaattttaagaatacgcctatataatattgttctgaaactattttcttgtggcattttaaagtaaatactatttaaatggtaatagtattttaatatttaaacgtcaataaacgtactttaacctttaattgtggcttattcccatttaaatagtatttacgcctatatagccacatttcgaatgcctttaatttttttacagatttggctttcagggtccaagcttctaccccatatagcagttgcgaccatacataacattcgacgatctcaatctaataaccatactcaatttattattttctaaacatttgtgatgtcctctcgtgggagtcactatccgggtagcttttagacagtcagagacagagttcaaaataaaaataaaactttattgtcttccttaaattaaattgacaaaaatcttatgtacatatttacaatttggtttagtcttctcagtacctggcctatttactcaaattaagcttgaccttgtcatatggaactagtcttatcgacaagcgagtgtgtatctgaaattttacggtaacgttgtatcgatttaataacagcggacgataggtacaaagaaaggaaaggaactcaacacgtcccttaagtgattcgggttaataggacactcctcgacagtctcaacacgactgcttcagagtacgggtagtgaagagctcaacacgcacttcggatagcggcggtaaaaggaaaggaaacaacttgtgaactcaacacgtccacaagccggggtagggaagaagagaaccttcagtcaacacctgtcgattctgtctctatgaggaaatgttgccgtttatatagcggagctttgccctttctactgtcgatacactcctacttcatgggttggttcgcgcgcacgctggtttaacggtgatggcttggactcatcgttacacattaacttttatctgtttagtttagtcctatctttttgctttatctgctaatgatttctataagaatttgtaaatcgtctatattttctgtcataattggggtttagtctgcaagttttatgttattaatgatgctcactccatttcTTACTTCTtgcccatagtgtctcctaaaatattagttgggagtacacattaaataattgtggtgacaacacacatctctggctgactcctttttgaatttctgcttgatttgtcccactatctttcacccgcatgaccgctgtttgattttagtagattttttattaaattaatatccttggtatctaggtgtatgtgttttaatgcatgtatgggcttaccaggttgaactatgttaaatacttttgaaaatctatattagatatgaatacgttttcattataatctctgcatttttgtaatagtaccaccattgcgcacaattcctcttttgttcccaatccacctctaaatccaaactatgtgttgtccaattgttcttcacattttttattgacagacgatttaatgttgttattaatcggatgacatttatgacttttattaaattttgataatcgttacaaatcaagtcttttagtgacatattattcttttaatttttacttctcatttaatgtctatattttgttagttatttttagagtaaatatatgatgactaacgTTTGATATGACGACTAAAGTAaaaacagaagtttttattaacttttcggtaatataataatgtaggtatttagatttttaacttcttaccataatgctagagtacaaaagtagttatactctacAGTATTTTTTTCatgggggttctattttttaactgtgtgatggattcttgtatttcagttcgtacggtttgcgttaattaatttaatgatatttctggagttacaagtttatactcagtttctgttgttccgtttatttatctgagatatgttattcattcttctctagggatgtacttaatctcaatcaattctttgatttggtttttgccctctttcacatctgtttcaaaccccCCTAcggacttttaggtcttcattttatataagcattttttttcttatcattttacttttacctcttttaataaagtgtgtttatttttctttctcaaagagcctcttttatttttgtttttatgttggtattataatttttcaaattaattcgacattattcccacttgattcttttgtttcagttattgctctagcctaatttgacattttttcccttcaaatcatcaaattttcatggtttgtttatattttgttatagtaaaattcgtattttccactaagcctaacGTATGCAGCAGCAGTGtaatcaaaccgaaataatccagttgtgcataacgtttttgctgatcgatttacaaataaattttaacaaacacatcaaattgatcatcctttttactttcgtatacgatcatagttatccaaattaaattttcaatttccaaaaacttatgatacc from Diabrotica undecimpunctata isolate CICGRU chromosome 4, icDiaUnde3, whole genome shotgun sequence encodes:
- the LOC140438755 gene encoding uncharacterized protein → MNSSTVFKTKRICHRHFEDKFVSSWSHKLYKNAIPSLHLYVKSPSTSKDAQSTHMFQSFEIPHCIAKHNDAQLPNEEILIQTDESKDLKGVALKNITPLKILQQCNISRGTINPKKKKLYGALKQLHHKYSLERNSKKSFQRRLFEAEEFYKENKLGDLQNVNRMAAMLI